A DNA window from Stutzerimonas stutzeri contains the following coding sequences:
- a CDS encoding YebC/PmpR family DNA-binding transcriptional regulator: MGAQWKAKHKEAAANAKGRIFGKLSKEIMIAARSGADPDMNPRLRLVVEQAKKASMPKDTLERAIKKGAGLSGEVVHYERTLYEGFAPHQVPLIVECLTDNVNRTVAEIRVLFRKGQLGSSGSVTWDFDHVGMIEAAPQGDADAEMAAIEAGAQDFEAADEGATLFITEPTDLDAVCKALPEFGFTVQSAQLGYRPKNPVSLSGAELEEVEAFLEAIDAHDDVQNVYVGLAG, encoded by the coding sequence CAAGGGCAGGATCTTCGGCAAACTGTCGAAGGAAATCATGATCGCAGCCCGCAGCGGCGCCGACCCTGACATGAATCCGCGCCTGCGCCTGGTCGTCGAACAGGCCAAGAAAGCTTCGATGCCCAAGGACACCCTCGAGCGCGCCATCAAGAAAGGCGCCGGCCTCAGCGGTGAGGTGGTTCATTACGAACGCACCCTTTACGAGGGTTTTGCGCCGCATCAGGTTCCGCTGATCGTCGAATGCCTGACCGATAACGTGAACCGCACCGTCGCCGAGATCCGCGTGCTGTTCCGCAAGGGCCAGCTGGGCTCTTCCGGTTCGGTAACCTGGGACTTCGACCACGTCGGCATGATCGAGGCCGCTCCACAGGGCGATGCCGACGCCGAAATGGCCGCCATCGAGGCCGGTGCCCAGGATTTCGAAGCGGCAGATGAAGGCGCCACGCTGTTCATCACCGAACCGACTGACCTCGACGCCGTCTGCAAGGCCCTGCCGGAGTTCGGTTTTACCGTGCAGTCGGCGCAACTGGGCTACCGTCCGAAGAACCCGGTCAGCCTGTCCGGTGCGGAGCTTGAGGAAGTCGAAGCCTTCCTCGAGGCCATCGATGCCCATGACGATGTGCAGAACGTCTATGTCGGCTTGGCCGGCTGA
- a CDS encoding YajD family HNH nuclease — MSTSKPATPYSQREQGYREKALKMYPWVCGRCAREFSGKRLSELTVHHKDHNHDNNPEDGSNWELLCLYCHDNEHSRYTDNQYHAEARPGSDLGPKETFKAFANLADLLKSKPD, encoded by the coding sequence ATGAGTACCAGCAAACCCGCCACGCCCTACAGCCAGCGCGAGCAGGGCTATCGGGAAAAAGCCCTGAAGATGTACCCGTGGGTCTGTGGGCGTTGCGCCCGTGAGTTTTCCGGCAAGCGCCTGAGTGAACTGACGGTCCACCACAAGGACCACAATCACGACAACAACCCCGAGGATGGCTCCAACTGGGAGCTGCTCTGTCTGTATTGCCACGACAACGAACACTCTCGTTACACCGACAACCAGTACCACGCCGAGGCCCGCCCTGGCAGCGATCTTGGCCCGAAGGAAACCTTCAAGGCCTTCGCCAATCTGGCTGACTTGCTCAAGAGCAAACCGGACTGA
- a CDS encoding universal stress protein: protein MRRLLVAYDGSDNAKRALQYIVDLARDTGLVPQVHVVNVQHEPVIYGEYFTAAMYDELNKSIIAKGRTVLDEAAAVLQAAGLSCETHALMGNVAEQVADAVKRLGCDTVVMGTRGLGSFTGLLLGSVANRVIHEVAVPVLLVK, encoded by the coding sequence ATGCGCAGGCTTCTGGTTGCATACGATGGTTCAGACAACGCCAAACGCGCCTTGCAATATATTGTCGATCTGGCGCGGGACACGGGCCTGGTGCCGCAGGTGCATGTGGTCAATGTCCAGCATGAGCCGGTCATCTACGGCGAATATTTCACCGCGGCGATGTACGACGAGCTCAACAAAAGCATCATTGCCAAGGGACGTACCGTTCTCGACGAGGCGGCTGCCGTGCTTCAGGCCGCTGGCCTGAGCTGCGAGACCCACGCGCTCATGGGCAACGTCGCTGAGCAGGTCGCCGATGCGGTCAAGCGCCTGGGCTGCGACACGGTAGTGATGGGGACCCGCGGCCTGGGCAGCTTTACCGGGCTGCTACTGGGCTCGGTGGCGAACCGGGTGATCCATGAAGTGGCGGTCCCGGTTCTGCTGGTCAAATAA
- a CDS encoding group II truncated hemoglobin, whose protein sequence is MSLGQGPAFGVGDASFQAAGGEPGLQRLVADFYRVMEQAPQAANVRAMYPHDLSEAHDRLASFLCGWLGGPKRYAEKYGGISIPQFHTRWQVGEAERDAWLFCMEQAIARQPYTLAFAEYLLRQLRVPAERIRQVQAVCPARPGQH, encoded by the coding sequence ATGAGCCTCGGTCAAGGTCCCGCATTCGGCGTCGGTGACGCCTCGTTCCAGGCCGCCGGTGGCGAGCCTGGCCTGCAACGACTGGTCGCTGATTTCTATCGGGTAATGGAACAGGCGCCACAAGCGGCGAATGTTCGCGCCATGTATCCGCATGATCTGAGCGAAGCCCATGATCGCCTCGCGAGCTTTCTCTGCGGCTGGCTCGGAGGCCCGAAGCGCTACGCCGAAAAGTACGGTGGCATCAGCATTCCGCAGTTCCATACACGCTGGCAGGTTGGCGAAGCCGAGCGGGACGCCTGGCTGTTCTGCATGGAGCAGGCCATCGCCCGTCAGCCATACACTCTGGCGTTCGCCGAATACCTGCTGCGCCAACTGCGCGTCCCGGCCGAGCGCATCCGCCAGGTTCAAGCGGTTTGCCCGGCACGTCCCGGCCAGCACTGA
- a CDS encoding non-canonical purine NTP pyrophosphatase, with amino-acid sequence MKIRFASINQQKIREVCEILEPSGIEVKPFPIRIEELRTEDLQQLVSDKLLAAFKLIGKPVFVEHTGLFINSLNGFPGGLTQIFWDRLQAERFSELIGRLDDPAAEARTLIGYCDGRKRHFFEGIVAGRISSHPAGHGGFEWDDVFIPEGQNQTFAQLGKQKNGLSMRRRALDAFVTFLRES; translated from the coding sequence ATGAAAATCCGCTTTGCGTCTATCAACCAGCAGAAGATCCGCGAGGTCTGCGAGATTCTCGAGCCAAGCGGAATCGAGGTGAAGCCCTTCCCTATTCGTATCGAGGAGCTACGCACCGAAGACCTGCAGCAACTGGTCAGCGACAAGCTGCTGGCCGCTTTCAAACTGATCGGCAAGCCAGTCTTTGTCGAACACACCGGGCTGTTCATCAACAGCCTGAATGGCTTCCCCGGAGGCCTGACGCAGATATTCTGGGACAGGTTGCAGGCTGAGCGATTCTCGGAGCTGATCGGCCGGCTCGACGATCCGGCAGCCGAAGCACGGACCCTGATCGGCTATTGCGACGGTCGCAAACGGCACTTCTTCGAGGGCATCGTCGCCGGGCGTATTTCATCTCACCCCGCCGGCCACGGCGGTTTCGAATGGGACGATGTGTTCATCCCCGAAGGGCAGAACCAGACGTTTGCGCAACTGGGCAAGCAGAAGAACGGGCTATCCATGCGCCGGCGAGCGCTGGACGCATTCGTCACGTTTCTGCGGGAGTCCTGA
- a CDS encoding SIR2 family protein, whose translation MDQLRDAYKNNRLILFVGSGVSANIGLPPWKELIDEIAVQLDYDPEVFNTYGNFLALAEYYRIKKGSIGPLRSWMDREWHRDIEIRDSEIHRLIVRGRFPAIYTTNYDRWLEYAHDAHAVDYVKIANASDLTKARDGVRQIVKFHGDFDDDASIVLDETSYYQRLQFETPLDIKLRADTLSKAVLFIGYSLSDTNIRLLFHKLSKIWNEHEALGVRPISYVFSHKPNPVQEEVLRQWGIRMIASEDDEPGVALKNFLQQLVES comes from the coding sequence ATGGACCAGCTTCGCGATGCGTACAAGAACAATCGGCTGATCCTCTTCGTCGGCTCCGGCGTGTCCGCCAACATCGGCCTGCCACCCTGGAAGGAGCTGATCGATGAAATCGCCGTGCAGCTCGACTATGACCCGGAGGTGTTCAATACCTACGGCAACTTCCTCGCCCTAGCCGAGTACTACCGGATCAAGAAAGGCAGCATCGGCCCGCTACGAAGCTGGATGGATCGTGAATGGCACCGCGACATCGAAATACGTGACTCGGAGATCCATCGGCTGATCGTGCGTGGCCGCTTTCCAGCGATCTACACGACCAACTACGACCGCTGGCTCGAGTACGCGCATGACGCGCATGCCGTCGATTACGTCAAGATCGCCAACGCGAGCGATCTCACCAAGGCACGTGACGGGGTCAGGCAGATCGTCAAGTTTCATGGGGACTTCGATGACGACGCATCAATCGTGCTCGACGAAACGAGCTACTACCAGCGCCTGCAATTCGAAACACCGCTGGATATCAAGTTGCGGGCTGACACGCTAAGCAAGGCCGTTCTATTTATCGGCTACAGCCTCTCGGATACCAATATCCGTTTGCTTTTCCACAAGCTTTCGAAGATATGGAACGAACACGAAGCGCTGGGCGTAAGGCCTATTTCCTATGTGTTTTCACACAAGCCTAACCCGGTACAGGAAGAAGTGCTGCGGCAATGGGGCATTCGCATGATTGCATCCGAAGATGATGAACCCGGCGTCGCCCTGAAGAACTTTCTACAGCAACTGGTCGAGAGCTAG